The following proteins are encoded in a genomic region of Gossypium hirsutum isolate 1008001.06 chromosome D05, Gossypium_hirsutum_v2.1, whole genome shotgun sequence:
- the LOC107903411 gene encoding BTB/POZ domain-containing protein At1g55760, whose amino-acid sequence MSDSAYRVETTARLAQWRIDNLASCTYRKSDPFKIGKWNWHLSVEKNRVLSVKLYPEISRENPPIASFIIRVVSSVGDRKALTHPEIIDKQLKNNDDFVWPIEVPLTGKFIIDVEFLDLKTASPNGGEPSSIWAEGFTTKQSNETALACLGRMLTEEINTDIIINVSDGSIGAHRAVLASRSPVFHSMFSHNLQEKELSTINISDMSIEVCQAFLRYIYGNIKHEEFLTHRLALLRAADKYDILDLKEACHESLTEDIDAKNVLERLQNAYLYQLQKLKMNCMRYLVKFGKIYDIRDDFHAFLQCADRELIGDIFHEVLNTWKGF is encoded by the exons ATGAGCGATTCTGCTTATAGAGTTGAAACCACCGCTCGTCTTGCTCAATGGCGGATCGACAACCTTGCTTCTTGTACTTACCGCAAATCCGATCCTTTCAAGATCGGTAAATGGAACTG GCATTTATCAGTGGAGAAAAACAGGGTATTATCTGTTAAATTATACCCAGAGATTTCAAGAGAGAATCCTCCAATTGCTTCCTTCATTATTCGAGTTGTTAGCTCAGTGGGTGATCGAAAGGCTTTGACTCATCCAG AAATAATAGACAAACAGCTGAAGAACAACGACGATTTTGTGTGGCCTATTGAGGTTCCTTTGACAGGGAAATTCATTATTGACGttgaatttcttgatctaaaGACTGCATCTCCAAAC GGTGGGGAACCTTCCTCTATTTGGGCTGAAGGTTTCACAACAAAACAATCAAACGAAACAGCATTAGCATGCCTTGGTAGAATGTTAACCGAAGAGATCAACACCGACATCATCATCAACGTTTCCGATGGAAGTATCGGAGCTCACCGAGCCGtcttagcttcgagatcacccgTGTTCCACAGCATGTTCTCACATAACCTTCAAGAGAAAGAACTTTCAACCATAAACATATCCGACATGTCGATCGAAGTTTGCCAAGCTTTCTTACGATATATTTACGGGAACATCAAGCACGAAGAATTCCTAACTCACCGGTTAGCACTTCTTCGAGCGGCCGATAAATACGATATCTTGGACTTGAAAGAAGCATGCCACGAGAGCTTAACCGAAGATATCGATGCGAAAAACGTGCTCGAGAGGCTCCAAAATGCATATTTATACCAATTGCAAAAGCTGAAAATGAACTGCATGCGGTATTTGGTGAAGTTTGGTAAAATATATGATATTCGAGATGATTTTCATGCATTCTTGCAATGTGCTGATAGGGAGCTTATAGGTGATATATTTCATGAAGTATTAAATACATGGAAAGGGTTTTAA